Below is a genomic region from Pan troglodytes isolate AG18354 chromosome X, NHGRI_mPanTro3-v2.0_pri, whole genome shotgun sequence.
AATTAACAAAGAATAGATCCTTAGGAAATCTGAAATTGAGAGTTAACAATTATCAGGTGAACTTGATATATGTCACCCGTTATTCTAGGTAAGTGAAGCCACAAACAGGATATTTTAGTTCAGCCCATCTGACCACAGTGACTAATTGGATGAGCACTAGAAATGATGCCAAACCTTGATTTGATGCCACTTGTCTACATAACAGAAGTGGCTGGAACCCAAAGCTCTGTGCTCAgtactcataaataaataaaataacacaatccTATGGTGTATCTCCTCAGATGCCTAAGGCATTTAGTCTAAAAGTACTTGCATAGGCTATCTATACTGTTCACACCTTCAGCATACCTATGTATACGTGTAAAGCAACAACAATCTTaatttatattctctctctctctgtttctgtgtttACTTTTCTTACCATAAATATATGAACCTTAAACCCACTGTATTGGTCAATATAGTCAGTTACATTCATTTCTGCCCTCAAGTTAACCGTAATGCAATTAGTTCATTTTCCACAACAGTAATAATTTGGGTAAAGTCGTGGATTGATAATTTTGGTCATCTTTAAAAGAACCAAATACAAATCACAATTCACTCCATAAGTGGGTAACTAACCTGTAACCAGGCAAACTGGCAATGGAATACAGAGGTACTGAAGGTTTTCTAAAAGTATTTGAGCAGATAGTTAAGACTGAATATTAGTATTTGCTTATCTGAAGTTATGTCAGAATCCAACTGATTCAAAAGAATGGGCAAGAATCAAAGCATGTTGATCTTGGCACTGTCAGACTCTTCTCCAAAGGGGCTGCCAGTGGGAAGGAACACAGAttgaaaatatgtttctaaagaaagcattttttttttaacagagatttAGCAGTTAAGTTGAATATAAACAGTAGTCTAAAGCTATATCTTACCCTCAAATCTGGGTGAAATGATCAGTTTGGTTactgctttatatttttctgaaaaataatggaaatacaaatatatttaacaaactgTGGCTTCAGAAATATCATTGTAGCAAACAATTTTATTAATACTTTCATAAAAATGGCAATTAATAAATTCTAATACCTTGATGttattaaaagcaaacaaaagtcaTTAAAACAGTTCTTTTCTGTGATTTACATGAGCTTTTACAGCATTACTTGATTTTTCTCTTACAAATTAACCTAAAATACtgataatcaaatcagggtaaaaacaatacaatatttttttttactttattttaaaatagtgattaTAAATACATTCTTAATATAGTTTCTCCCCAACTCTTTGGATGcgacagtaacaacaaaaaaacctcagtgTGCTCATTTCATACAATGTCAATGTACAAATCATGCAAAAAATATTATAGATTAATATTACCACCATACATTTCTAGACGTGTTCTGTTATTTCTGAAATACCTGTTGATGTTACTCATAAGGTCATGCCCTGTATAATTTATGCATCCTTATGgcttaaagaaaagtaaatgtttaaaaaaagcaacaaaagaaagatggtcttaaataaatttctaattcatatattttttcagtctattcagaatgaaaaactaaatatagaatataaattGCCTTATAGACTTGAATCACTCTACTTTAATAGCTGCTTTCTCATAAAATTACACAAAGACTTACTTTTAAAGAATTGAATCATCTTTATTGATttcataaaaaaataatttaaaacttgatTTATATTACATGGACACAATATATTATCTCAACCCCTTCACTGATTTCATAAGATCTAAATTTGTTTGCAATCATTCTAACGTAGTCCATACCCATGAATATTGTGCCAAGAAGCCCATGATGTGTCAGCCCACATTAGAAATGAGCACTTCTTGGATTTTATAGGTTTGCATCCAAGTTCCACTAAAAATGCTGTACTGATGTACATATCATACCTCCAGGGGTTAAACTAACATCAAGGTTATAGTTGAAGCCAACAAAATGTAGATACAGTATTTTAACTGTTCTTGTACTCAACTCAAAACTTATACCTAACTACATTATCATAAAATGTACAACTAGAACTAATGAGAGACAGGTGCAAAATTGTATACACTACATAATGTAGGCACAATGACTTTAGTTAAGGAAAATATATTAGCCTTAACCAAGAATTTGTTACTTTCATTTACAATTTGAACCTCCAAATAACCACATAcgttaaattactttttaaaaaaagttgaacATTTATACCTTTTAGCAGAAGAGTATGAGATAGCCAATATGCTACAGCAAGCTTTTGAGATGGTGGCAGGTACTCTTGCCATTGAGAATTCTGCAGAAACCTTGAAACATCTTCAGAACATCACCACACTGAATAAAAGTATCATTCAAATGACCTATTATCCCCAGACCATGAATGGAACTTTCTGATTCCTCCTATAAGTGTCTATTTAAGATCCTTCAAGCCATACTTTATTGACAGACTAAACTAAAACACTTTCTTTGAAGCCTTTGCATCTTTATCCTGTCAGTATACATTAGGAGCCCTTTAATCcatggatgtgtgcatgcatggtaATGGCATATCAAAAGTCCTTATGAAATTGTAGATGAAAAACGCTGTTGGGCACAcatcttgtcttttctttcaagATCAGAAAGCAATTatttgtttgaattattttatattcatataaagtTTTCACAGatgtcataaaaattaaaattacacacTAAAGTTTTAAGAGCACCAGCACATACACATGGAGACGGTTTTTGCTATTGAAAAAAGATTTCCAGATTAtctatatgtatgaatatatacccacatatatatatacacacacactcagacacacacacacatacacacacacccaagaaagccaagcttcttttttttgtcttgcaACAAACACATAAAGCCCTGAAATTAGTGATTAATAAAGGAACAGCTACTGCAACTATAAACACAGTATCATTTTGGAAGCTGCAACAGAAAAAATATGCCACTTGCAATCATGAGGAATGGCTATGTTTACCTTCTTGGTTATCTTACTGATTCATAAGGTAATTATAAGAGATAggacacacactctcacacacgcacacacacacacactatatatatatacacacacacatatatatatgtatatctatatatatctatatatctatatatatatatgcaggcAGGCCAAGAAGACAATGTGTTTCTGAATATCACTTTGTTAATCGGGAGCTCCTACAAAAGTTCCGACATCACCCATTATCAGTTACTTTATTCCTTTAACAAATTTTGACTTAGGTCTTAGCAAAAGCAAACACAGGGGCATATCATTTGTAGTTGCAGACTGCGAACTCATCTGAAACCAATGCAAGCATTTTTACAGTGTGGCTTTCATAGCCAAGATTACCATGATGTTTACAGTTCTACTAGATTATCTGATAGTAGTCTGAATGATGAAAGAACAGGATACTGATGCATACAAGATATAACTATTAaccttattcattattttttaaatacttgtaGCGAAAACTATTTGAATTAAGCTCATAGAATCCTGAAAAGCAAGACAACCGATGGCAAATAACAACTGCCCCAGACACAATACTAGAAAACTAAGGAACTTATTTTTGAATGCACAATTGGTAACAAATCTGAAGATAATACGCTAAattcacaagaatagcacagaatcgactgttcttttgtatttttttcttttctgtttgtttttaaatttttttgtttttaagttacaCCTGATCACAAAATCCAGAATATTTCTGTTCACACCAGCTTGTTTCAGTTTAGTATAtttctttctgtctacatttatACTTACTGATAAATTCACTGTGATCAGGAAAACAAGTCAggcatattaaatacatattaaggAGTACATATTTTCCTATTTAGTATACAAAGTACTTCATAAATATGAATTATGTTACAAAAATAGCTTTGGGTGCGCTCACACAGTAAGCACTCTGCTTATTTTGGACAACCTTGAAGGATTGTGGGTGTTTCACGTAACTGAGAACAAACTCTAGTGTTAGTTTAATTTGAGCCATGTTTAATTCTGATAAACGTCACATATTTCTTCAGATCATCACAAATGCTATCTAACTCAcgttgattttttcttttagatttttatgtATAGACAGGTAATGCTTAAAgtgttcaaatttattttatagttatgtaatgtatgttatattttaaacaaGTATTTGCACAAATTAACATTATAAATCCAGCGGTTTCAAGATGCAGGCCATAAAGGTTACCAATTTACAAATACTATCGAGTGTTCTCTctttgcatgctttttttttttttttttttttttttttttacttttcagatAATCTTTACACGGAGTTGTTACAATGCCACAAATCAAAAGGATTATTCCAGTTCCACCAACTTAATCTACGTGCAAGATAAAGGACCCAGCTGGTACAGGTGTACCAGTTTTCTTGAGTTTGCTTTACAAAGCACAAAGAGACGAAGGTTTTGCATTGGGGTACAAAACAGATTTGCCTCTTGAGGTTAAATTCAGTATTATGTGTATAAAGCATCCCTTTGGCAATAGAGTTTGCAGTATCCCCACAGGACTCCACAGTATAGGTTTTATGTAGTAAAATCTATTAAACAAATTCTCTTCTACTTGACACATCTTTGCAGCTACAGTTAATGAGACACCCTTGGAAACACCTGCCTCCATGCCTATTGATAATATAGTATTTGGAAGTTAGAAGTCAACAAAAGGCACTTTCATCATTAAATAAATGTCCTCTGTATGAAGTAAGATTACATGACCTAGATCTTGTTCAAAGCTGTTTGCTCCTCAAGGACCTGTAGGTAGTCAGGGGAACTCTGCAGTTTCGCCTTCAGTTCAAAATACTCACTCTTCCTTTGTTCCACAACAATTTTACTGTGGTTGCCACCTATCAGtgacttcttattttttttgtctgGTTGTTTTTCTGGATAGCGGATCTCAAAGCCACTGACACCTATGCTATTATACTCCTTTTTGCTTTCAAGAAAATTCTGAATAAACACATTGGAATCCCTGCTAGGGAATAATTCATCCAGCTCATCAATTGTGCTCAGTCTCTTCCTGGTATCTACATGTAATAAATCTTTCTCCTTGTCGGCCACATTTCTCATAACAACTTTCTGTCCTGGAGGATCTGAAAACATGAACCCAGTTTCTGACTCTTTCAAGCCACAAGTGTGGCTCTTGCTCATCTGTTCTATAGTTTGTGGAATGAAAGCTTCTGTGCTCAGTCCATCTTTTTTATTGGTTTTGTGGTCATGCTTCCTTAGCTGCAGCTGCATGGAGCCACAGTCAGGATTCCCCAGGCCTTCGTGCTTCACTGTGGGTTTCTTGTTGCGTCGCAGGACAAAAACAAGAAGGCAAAAAGCAACAAACACCGTTAAAATGAGGACCACTAAGATACTTAAGATTAAAATAGACAGAGGCACTGGCCCACCAGGAGGACTTCGAATGGGACCCAAAGGAGTGGTGAATGTAATGGCAGGTGCAGGGCTTGTGAATGGTGCAGACGGCTTATTTAAAAGTTTGGGACATAAGATTTCATTTTTGAGGGACTTCAGTTCAATGTTGGCAAACTGAACAGGCGTCTCACATTTCAGTTCTTTCACAACAATCCCGTCGCTCAACTTCTCCACCCACAGCTTTAATGCCACCAAGTCACAAGTACAGTCCCATGGGTTGCCCTCCAAGTCAATCTGTGTAAGAGATTGCAACTGATCAAGGACCCCACTGACAGGCAGGTACATGAATTTGTTGTTCCTCAGGTTCAGTCTAGCTAAGGGTGCTCCGGAAAAGATGTAAACAGGCAGGCTCTTTAGGAGATTATTGTTTAAGTACAGTAACTGCAAGTTTGGCATGGAGTCAAAGGTGCCTGCTGAGATTTCCTTAATCAAATTGTATTCCAAATACAGATACTGCAGGTTATGAAGACCTGAAAATATTTCAGGATAGAGTCTTTCAATTTGATTGCCATTGAGATATAGCCTGCGTAAATTAGTGAGATTGTGAAATACGTCTCCCTTAATCACTGTAATTTGATTGCTGCCTAAATGAAGCAAATCCAGTCCTTCAAAGTCAGTGAAGTCTGATACATCCACATCCTTGATGCTATTGCCATTGACGTGCAGCTTCTTCGCATTTAAAGGTTTCGGTATCAGTTCAGACATAGACTGTATATTTTTCTCTTGGCAGTTCACACTTAGTCCCAAATCTGAAGGGTGTGTTTTGCAGAAGCAAGGTG
It encodes:
- the SLITRK4 gene encoding SLIT and NTRK-like protein 4 produces the protein MFLWLFLILSALISSTNADSDISVEICNVCSCVSVENVLYVNCEKVSVYRPNQLKPPWSNFYHLNFQNNFLNILYPNTFLNFSHAVSLHLGNNKLQNIEGGAFLGLSALKQLHLNNNELKILRADTFLGIENLEYLQADYNLIKYIERGAFNKLHKLKVLILNDNLISFLPDNIFRFASLTHLDIRGNRIQKLPYIGVLEHIGRVVELQLEDNPWNCSCDLLPLKAWLENMPYNIYIGEAICETPSDLYGRLLKETNKQELCPMGTGSDFDVRILPPSQLENGYTTPNGHTTQTSLHRLVTKPPKTTNPSKISGIVAGKALSNRNLSQIVSYQTRVPPLTPCPAPCFCKTHPSDLGLSVNCQEKNIQSMSELIPKPLNAKKLHVNGNSIKDVDVSDFTDFEGLDLLHLGSNQITVIKGDVFHNLTNLRRLYLNGNQIERLYPEIFSGLHNLQYLYLEYNLIKEISAGTFDSMPNLQLLYLNNNLLKSLPVYIFSGAPLARLNLRNNKFMYLPVSGVLDQLQSLTQIDLEGNPWDCTCDLVALKLWVEKLSDGIVVKELKCETPVQFANIELKSLKNEILCPKLLNKPSAPFTSPAPAITFTTPLGPIRSPPGGPVPLSILILSILVVLILTVFVAFCLLVFVLRRNKKPTVKHEGLGNPDCGSMQLQLRKHDHKTNKKDGLSTEAFIPQTIEQMSKSHTCGLKESETGFMFSDPPGQKVVMRNVADKEKDLLHVDTRKRLSTIDELDELFPSRDSNVFIQNFLESKKEYNSIGVSGFEIRYPEKQPDKKNKKSLIGGNHSKIVVEQRKSEYFELKAKLQSSPDYLQVLEEQTALNKI